Proteins encoded within one genomic window of Mesorhizobium sp. AR10:
- the cysG gene encoding siroheme synthase CysG, with the protein MPQANPKLNAFPVFMRVEGEAVAIVGGGEEALAKARLLGQSSAVLRIIAESAEPDLLTFIAQSGATHIAAAYDAGHLDGAVMVFAASGNEALDRRVAGDARRLGIPVNAVDRPELCDFFTPALVNRAPVAIAIGTEGAGPVLAQMLRSRIDRMLSPSLGPLATLAASFRAAAEKLLPKGNVRRRFWSDFFGGAPARAVEAGELSQAHDAAVGLLLSSAPAAGHIALVGAGPGAEDLLTLRAHRLLLEADVIVYDALVPEAIVAMGRRDAERLPVGKRKGCHSKSQAEINELLVELGRQGKRVVRLKSGDPLVFGRAGEEMAALRDAGIAYDVVPGVTAAFAAAADFELPLTLRGVSSSMVFTTGHDLKGNSLPDWAKLAISGATVAVYMGRSVAAEVAGRLIEAGLSPDTAVAVVENASLANRRRFHGTLADLPSLEARADLTGPVMTIIGDAVAGANFERSEPLATHRFESATVAATEGVEQ; encoded by the coding sequence ATGCCGCAGGCCAATCCCAAGCTCAACGCCTTCCCCGTCTTCATGCGGGTCGAGGGCGAAGCCGTGGCCATCGTCGGCGGCGGCGAAGAGGCGCTGGCCAAGGCGCGGCTGCTCGGCCAGTCGAGCGCCGTGCTGCGGATCATCGCGGAAAGCGCCGAGCCGGATCTTCTGACATTCATCGCCCAAAGCGGCGCCACCCACATTGCTGCTGCCTACGATGCCGGGCATCTCGACGGCGCCGTCATGGTGTTCGCAGCCAGCGGCAACGAGGCGCTCGACCGTCGCGTTGCCGGGGACGCCCGCCGGCTGGGCATCCCGGTCAACGCCGTCGACCGGCCGGAACTGTGTGATTTCTTTACCCCGGCGCTGGTCAACCGCGCACCGGTCGCGATCGCCATCGGTACGGAAGGCGCCGGTCCGGTGCTGGCGCAGATGCTGCGCAGCCGTATCGACCGCATGCTGTCGCCCTCGCTCGGCCCGCTGGCAACGCTTGCCGCCTCGTTCCGCGCTGCTGCCGAGAAGCTGCTGCCGAAAGGCAATGTTCGCCGTCGCTTCTGGAGCGACTTCTTCGGCGGTGCTCCGGCCCGCGCCGTGGAGGCCGGTGAGCTTTCGCAAGCGCATGATGCCGCTGTGGGCCTGCTGCTTTCGAGCGCACCAGCTGCGGGCCACATTGCGTTGGTTGGCGCCGGTCCCGGCGCCGAGGATTTGCTGACGCTGCGCGCCCACCGCTTGCTGCTGGAAGCCGACGTCATCGTCTATGACGCGCTGGTGCCGGAGGCGATCGTCGCCATGGGCCGCCGCGACGCCGAGCGGCTGCCGGTCGGCAAGCGCAAGGGTTGCCACTCCAAGAGCCAGGCCGAGATCAATGAACTGCTGGTCGAGCTCGGCAGGCAGGGCAAGCGCGTCGTGCGGCTGAAGTCGGGCGATCCGCTGGTGTTCGGCCGCGCCGGCGAGGAAATGGCCGCGCTGCGCGATGCCGGCATCGCCTATGATGTCGTCCCGGGGGTCACCGCGGCCTTCGCCGCCGCCGCCGATTTCGAACTGCCGCTGACGCTGCGCGGCGTTTCGTCGTCGATGGTGTTCACCACCGGCCACGACCTCAAGGGCAATTCGCTGCCCGACTGGGCCAAGCTCGCCATCTCCGGCGCCACGGTCGCCGTCTATATGGGCCGCTCGGTCGCAGCAGAGGTTGCCGGCCGGCTGATCGAGGCCGGCCTGTCGCCGGATACGGCGGTAGCCGTGGTCGAGAACGCCAGCCTCGCCAACCGCCGCCGCTTCCACGGCACGCTCGCCGATCTGCCGTCGCTGGAGGCGCGCGCCGACCTGACCGGCCCGGTGATGACCATCATCGGGGATGCGGTTGCCGGCGCCAATTTTGAACGTTCAGAGCCGCTCGCGACACACAGGTTTGAAAGCGCGACCGTTGCGGCCACCGAAGGAGTCGAACAATGA
- a CDS encoding zinc-binding dehydrogenase translates to MLALVMSPDSTTRLRLAEVEDPQPFANEALVSVHATSLNRGELRLLTIRPDGWIPGQDIVGVVEQAAADGSGPAVGTRVVALVDEAGWAERVAVPTDRLAVLPDDVSFVSAATLPVAGTTALRTLRHGGDLAGQQVLITGASGAVGRFQIQIAREQGASVTAIAAARHAEDLRGLGAEQVVESIELASGPFSLITESVGGESLAHAIGRVSPGGTIVMFGSSSGELTPIGFRQFVPGHEGARLQTFAYYTSGSGIGADIASLLTKVTAGRLDTRVSLTVPWTDIAQALEALRQRSFSGKAVLTMAG, encoded by the coding sequence ATGCTCGCCCTCGTCATGTCTCCCGACAGCACCACTAGGCTGAGGCTCGCCGAGGTCGAGGACCCTCAGCCCTTCGCGAATGAGGCGCTCGTCTCGGTGCACGCAACCTCGTTGAACCGCGGCGAACTGCGCCTGCTCACCATACGTCCGGACGGCTGGATACCTGGCCAGGACATCGTTGGGGTTGTCGAACAGGCAGCAGCCGATGGTTCCGGGCCGGCCGTTGGCACCCGGGTTGTGGCTTTGGTCGACGAGGCCGGCTGGGCCGAACGTGTCGCCGTTCCAACCGACCGTCTCGCCGTCCTGCCGGATGACGTCAGCTTCGTTTCCGCCGCCACGCTTCCGGTCGCGGGCACGACGGCGCTAAGGACCTTGCGCCATGGCGGTGACCTGGCCGGCCAGCAGGTCCTGATCACAGGTGCAAGCGGTGCGGTCGGGCGTTTCCAGATCCAGATCGCCCGCGAGCAAGGCGCCTCGGTGACCGCAATCGCCGCCGCCCGGCATGCCGAGGATCTCCGCGGCCTTGGAGCCGAGCAGGTCGTCGAGTCGATCGAGTTGGCCAGTGGGCCGTTCTCACTGATCACCGAGTCGGTCGGTGGCGAAAGCCTGGCACACGCGATCGGACGTGTCTCGCCTGGCGGGACCATCGTCATGTTCGGTTCGAGCAGTGGCGAACTGACGCCCATTGGATTTCGCCAGTTCGTTCCGGGTCACGAGGGCGCGAGGCTTCAGACGTTCGCTTACTACACTTCCGGCTCAGGCATTGGCGCGGACATCGCCTCGCTGCTCACTAAGGTCACGGCTGGCCGGCTGGATACCCGCGTGTCCCTAACCGTGCCGTGGACAGACATCGCCCAAGCCCTTGAGGCACTGCGACAGCGCAGCTTCAGCGGCAAGGCTGTTCTCACCATGGCCGGATGA
- a CDS encoding host attachment family protein, with amino-acid sequence MSKINLKNGLWIMVADGEKALFLKNEGDGLYPNLQLVQEMKQDNPATREQGSDSPGRHNDGPSAHRSAGEDTDWHRLGKERFADEVADRLYKLAHHGIFDEIVLIAPPSMLGTMRKKLHKEVSDKVQAEIPKTLTNHAVIDIETMLQAA; translated from the coding sequence ATGAGCAAAATCAACCTGAAAAATGGCCTCTGGATCATGGTGGCCGATGGCGAAAAAGCGCTGTTCCTCAAGAATGAGGGCGATGGCCTCTATCCGAACCTTCAGCTGGTGCAGGAGATGAAGCAGGACAATCCGGCCACGCGCGAGCAGGGCAGTGACAGCCCCGGCCGTCACAATGATGGCCCTTCGGCTCATCGCAGCGCGGGCGAGGACACCGACTGGCACCGGCTGGGCAAGGAACGCTTCGCCGACGAGGTAGCCGACCGGCTCTACAAGCTCGCCCACCACGGCATCTTTGACGAGATCGTACTGATCGCGCCACCCTCGATGCTCGGCACCATGCGCAAGAAGCTGCACAAGGAAGTCAGCGACAAGGTGCAGGCCGAAATTCCCAAGACCTTGACCAACCATGCCGTGATCGACATCGAGACCATGCTGCAGGCGGCTTGA
- a CDS encoding nitrite/sulfite reductase yields the protein MYRYDEFDHDFVQARVAEFSDQVARRLAGEITEDQFRPLRLMNGVYLQLHAYMLRIAVPYGTLNGKQLRMLGHIARKYDKGYGHFTTRQNIQFNWPALSDIPAILADLASVEMHAIQTSGNCIRNVTADHFAGAAADEVADPRPYAEILRQWSSVHPEFSFLPRKFKIAVTGAERDRAAIQTHDIGLHLKKNAAGQLGFAVYVGGGQGRTPMVAKKIRDFLPEADLLSYCTAILRVYNLHGRRDNKYKARIKILVHETGVEEITRQIEAEWQELKDAELKLPEADIRAIDAYFAPPQLAERPEGDAAVKLARLDSKSFSEWLDQNVVTHRHPDYAAVTISLKGIGEVPGDASDSQMEAVAEIAEKYAFDELRVSHEQNLILPHVARSDLKAVYDALVDIGLATANSNLITDIISCPGLDYCALATARSIPVAQEISLRFASLERQRDIGELKLKISGCINACGHHHVGHIGILGVEKKGAELYQVTLGGSADENTSVGEIIGRGFSSEEITDAIEQIVETYLGLRLDRSEKFIDAYRRVGPAPFKEALYAGETKAA from the coding sequence ATGTACCGTTACGATGAGTTCGATCACGATTTTGTCCAAGCCCGCGTCGCCGAGTTCAGCGATCAGGTCGCGCGGCGGCTTGCCGGTGAGATCACCGAGGACCAGTTCCGGCCGCTGCGGCTGATGAACGGCGTCTATCTGCAGCTCCACGCCTACATGCTGCGCATCGCGGTGCCCTACGGCACGCTGAACGGCAAGCAGTTGCGTATGCTCGGCCACATCGCCCGCAAATACGACAAGGGCTACGGCCATTTCACCACGCGCCAGAACATCCAGTTCAATTGGCCGGCGCTGTCGGACATTCCGGCGATCCTGGCCGACCTGGCAAGCGTCGAGATGCATGCCATCCAGACCAGCGGCAACTGCATCCGCAATGTCACCGCCGACCATTTTGCCGGTGCTGCCGCCGACGAGGTCGCCGATCCGCGCCCCTACGCGGAAATCCTGCGCCAGTGGTCGTCGGTGCATCCGGAATTCTCGTTCCTGCCACGGAAATTCAAGATCGCGGTGACTGGCGCCGAGCGCGACCGTGCAGCCATCCAGACGCATGATATCGGCCTGCATTTGAAGAAGAACGCGGCCGGCCAGCTGGGTTTCGCCGTCTATGTCGGCGGCGGCCAGGGCCGCACGCCGATGGTTGCCAAGAAGATCCGCGACTTTCTGCCCGAGGCCGACCTTCTGTCCTACTGCACGGCGATCCTGCGCGTTTACAACCTCCATGGCCGCCGCGACAACAAGTACAAGGCGCGCATCAAGATCCTCGTCCACGAGACCGGCGTCGAGGAGATCACCCGCCAGATCGAGGCCGAGTGGCAGGAGTTGAAGGACGCCGAGCTGAAGCTGCCGGAAGCCGACATCCGCGCCATCGATGCCTATTTCGCGCCACCTCAACTGGCTGAGCGGCCGGAGGGCGATGCGGCGGTGAAGCTGGCACGGCTCGATTCCAAGAGTTTTTCGGAATGGCTCGACCAGAACGTGGTGACCCACCGCCATCCCGACTACGCGGCGGTGACGATCTCGCTGAAGGGCATTGGCGAGGTGCCGGGCGACGCTTCCGACAGCCAGATGGAAGCGGTCGCCGAGATCGCCGAAAAATACGCCTTCGACGAGCTGCGGGTCAGCCATGAGCAGAACCTGATCCTGCCGCATGTCGCGCGCTCCGACCTCAAGGCGGTCTACGACGCGCTGGTCGACATCGGGCTGGCGACGGCCAATTCCAACCTGATCACGGACATCATTTCGTGCCCGGGCCTCGACTATTGCGCGCTGGCCACGGCGCGCTCCATTCCCGTTGCGCAGGAGATCTCGCTCCGCTTCGCCTCGCTGGAACGGCAGCGCGACATCGGCGAACTGAAGCTGAAGATTTCCGGCTGCATCAATGCCTGCGGCCACCATCATGTCGGCCATATCGGTATCTTGGGCGTCGAGAAGAAGGGCGCCGAACTCTATCAGGTGACGCTTGGCGGCTCCGCCGACGAGAACACCTCGGTCGGCGAGATCATCGGCCGCGGCTTCAGCTCGGAAGAAATCACCGACGCCATCGAGCAGATCGTCGAAACCTATCTCGGCCTTCGGCTCGACCGGTCGGAAAAATTCATCGACGCCTACCGCCGTGTCGGTCCCGCGCCGTTCAAGGAGGCGCTCTATGCTGGCGAAACCAAGGCCGCTTGA
- a CDS encoding DUF934 domain-containing protein → MTEQTTPETRLWTPQGFREDEWAHAETADALSGNGRFILPLQAFLGLDPEVRLSAKERIGVALQPGDQLEKIADLLDQLSLVALVFPAFSDGRSFSKGELLRSRYHFEGAVRATGQVLVDQLPHMLRLGFDEFEVSHPVLLKRLEEGHSGGLPLYYQPTSKPEPKGQKYSWRRARTG, encoded by the coding sequence ATGACTGAACAGACGACACCGGAGACACGCCTCTGGACCCCGCAGGGTTTCCGCGAGGACGAGTGGGCTCATGCCGAAACTGCCGATGCGCTGTCCGGCAACGGTCGCTTCATCCTGCCGCTGCAGGCGTTTCTCGGCCTTGATCCGGAGGTGCGCCTGTCGGCGAAGGAGCGCATCGGCGTTGCGCTTCAACCAGGCGACCAGCTGGAAAAGATCGCCGACCTGCTCGACCAGCTGTCGCTTGTGGCGCTGGTCTTCCCGGCTTTCAGCGACGGTCGCTCGTTCTCCAAGGGAGAGTTGCTGCGCAGCCGCTACCATTTCGAGGGTGCGGTGCGCGCCACCGGCCAGGTTCTCGTCGACCAGCTGCCGCACATGCTGCGCCTTGGCTTCGACGAGTTCGAAGTGTCGCATCCCGTGCTTTTGAAGCGGCTCGAGGAAGGGCACTCCGGCGGGCTGCCGCTCTATTATCAGCCGACCTCCAAGCCGGAGCCGAAAGGCCAGAAATACTCCTGGCGGCGCGCACGCACCGGCTGA
- a CDS encoding DUF2849 domain-containing protein, with protein sequence MKVLTANRLTDGIAVWYADGGWAETIGNAEIAHDKAAEDRLEAIGAKAYADNEVVDVNLIDVTLVDGVVEAVRLREKIRAAGPTIRCDLGKQARPEAVRAA encoded by the coding sequence ATGAAAGTGCTGACCGCGAACAGGCTCACCGACGGCATCGCCGTCTGGTACGCCGATGGCGGCTGGGCCGAGACGATCGGCAATGCCGAGATCGCCCATGACAAGGCGGCCGAGGACCGCCTGGAGGCGATCGGCGCCAAGGCCTACGCCGACAATGAGGTTGTCGACGTCAATCTGATCGACGTGACCTTGGTCGACGGCGTGGTCGAGGCGGTGCGGCTGCGCGAAAAGATCCGTGCCGCCGGCCCGACCATCCGCTGCGATCTCGGCAAACAGGCCCGTCCGGAAGCTGTCCGGGCGGCATAG
- a CDS encoding phosphoadenylyl-sulfate reductase: MLAKPRPLDRIVDVEAGIAAQAAGLDALYGHLNPLEIIERSARELFHGEIAAVSSFGADSAVLLHMIAEIDRSLPVIFLDTGKHFGETLGYRDALVADFGLTDIRVITPDEAALSRIDPTGNLNETNTDACCDVRKVEPLARGVEPFRAWFTGRKRFQAATRAALPIFEAVGSRIRINPLARWTTADQADYMRAHALRENPLVAYGYLSIGCFPCTQPVQPGEDARSGRWAGHAKTECGIHLSGLEKSLTDASL, translated from the coding sequence ATGCTGGCGAAACCAAGGCCGCTTGACCGGATCGTCGACGTCGAAGCCGGCATCGCTGCGCAAGCAGCGGGGCTCGACGCGCTTTATGGTCATCTGAACCCACTCGAGATCATCGAGCGCTCGGCCAGAGAACTTTTTCACGGCGAGATCGCCGCCGTTTCGTCATTCGGTGCCGATTCAGCTGTGCTGCTGCACATGATCGCCGAGATCGACCGGTCGCTGCCGGTCATCTTCCTCGACACCGGCAAGCATTTCGGGGAGACGCTCGGCTATCGTGACGCGCTCGTCGCCGATTTCGGGCTAACCGACATCCGGGTGATCACGCCCGACGAGGCAGCACTTTCGCGTATCGACCCGACCGGCAATCTGAACGAGACCAACACCGACGCCTGCTGCGATGTCCGCAAGGTCGAGCCCCTGGCGCGGGGCGTCGAGCCGTTCCGCGCCTGGTTCACCGGTCGCAAGCGCTTCCAGGCGGCGACACGGGCAGCTCTTCCCATCTTCGAGGCGGTCGGCTCGCGGATCCGCATCAACCCGCTGGCACGCTGGACGACCGCCGACCAGGCCGACTACATGCGCGCGCATGCGCTGCGCGAAAACCCGCTGGTCGCCTATGGCTATCTGTCGATCGGCTGCTTCCCCTGCACGCAACCGGTGCAGCCGGGCGAGGATGCGCGCAGCGGCCGTTGGGCGGGGCACGCCAAGACCGAGTGCGGCATCCATTTGTCGGGGCTGGAGAAGTCGCTGACCGACGCATCGCTTTAG
- a CDS encoding NAD(P)/FAD-dependent oxidoreductase — protein sequence MNTISKPRVLVLGAGFGGLELSTLLSETFGDGVDVTLIDKSDAFVFGFSKLDVMFGHTTLDAVRMPYRNFAKSGVRLVRQTITAIDPERRRVATDGGAYEADFLIVALGADYDFDATPGLAEANEFYTVTGAERLRDVLPTFTGGKALVGVCGAPYKCPPAPSECALMLHDYLVNRGVREACEISFVLPLSSPVPPSPETSRALEAAFAERSITFIPGRRIASIDNTRKVATLDDGAEMPFDLFLGVPKHRVPDVVIGSGMAEGGWIPVNPRTLETRYPGVYAVGDGANTGTPKAGVFAEGAARAVASDLIARLRNSGKATEYNGFGTCYIEFGGGRIGKVEVDFFSGPKPTGTYHEPSVALRADKEIFGSSRRARWFGM from the coding sequence ATGAACACGATCAGCAAGCCGCGCGTGCTCGTCCTGGGGGCGGGCTTTGGTGGCCTTGAACTCAGCACCTTGTTGTCCGAGACGTTCGGCGACGGCGTCGATGTGACCTTGATCGACAAAAGCGATGCCTTCGTCTTCGGCTTTTCCAAGCTCGACGTGATGTTCGGCCACACCACGCTCGACGCAGTGCGCATGCCATACCGCAACTTCGCGAAATCGGGCGTGCGCCTTGTCAGGCAGACGATCACCGCGATCGATCCCGAAAGGCGGCGCGTCGCCACCGATGGTGGCGCCTACGAGGCCGATTTCCTGATCGTGGCTCTTGGCGCCGACTATGATTTTGACGCCACGCCGGGGCTGGCCGAGGCCAACGAATTCTACACGGTGACCGGGGCTGAGCGCCTGCGCGATGTGCTGCCCACCTTCACCGGGGGAAAGGCGCTGGTCGGGGTCTGCGGCGCGCCATACAAATGCCCGCCGGCGCCCAGCGAATGCGCCTTGATGCTGCACGACTATCTGGTCAATCGCGGTGTCCGCGAAGCCTGCGAGATCAGTTTCGTGCTGCCGCTGTCCAGCCCGGTGCCGCCTTCCCCGGAAACCTCGCGCGCGCTGGAGGCCGCCTTCGCCGAGCGCAGCATCACATTCATTCCGGGCCGCCGCATCGCCTCGATCGACAACACCCGCAAGGTCGCAACGCTCGATGACGGAGCCGAAATGCCCTTCGATCTGTTCCTTGGCGTCCCCAAGCATCGCGTGCCCGACGTGGTCATAGGCAGCGGCATGGCAGAGGGCGGCTGGATTCCGGTCAATCCGCGGACATTGGAAACCAGATATCCCGGTGTCTACGCAGTGGGTGACGGCGCCAACACCGGCACGCCGAAGGCCGGCGTGTTCGCCGAAGGCGCTGCACGCGCCGTCGCCAGCGACTTGATCGCCAGACTGCGCAACAGCGGCAAGGCGACGGAGTACAACGGTTTCGGCACCTGCTATATCGAATTCGGCGGCGGGCGCATCGGCAAGGTCGAAGTGGATTTCTTCTCTGGTCCAAAGCCGACCGGAACCTATCACGAGCCATCGGTCGCCCTGCGGGCGGACAAGGAGATTTTCGGCTCCAGCCGCCGCGCCCGCTGGTTCGGGATGTGA
- the ybaL gene encoding YbaL family putative K(+) efflux transporter codes for MPHDTPLIATIVAGLGLAFVFGALANRFRIPPLVGYLVAGVLVGPNTPGFVADAGLANELAEIGVILLMFGVGLHFSLKDLLSVRAIAVPGAIVQIGFATALGAGLSWMLGWSMGAGLVFGLALSVASTVVLLRALQERRLIETERGRIAVGWLIVEDLAMVLALVLLPALAGVLGGQEPADTHSSLLSLPASYGIWGVVGITLAKVAAFVVVMLVVGRRVIPWILHYVAHTGSRELFRLAVLAIALGVAFGAAKLFGVSLALGAFFAGMIMSESELSHRAAEESLPLRDAFSVLFFVSVGMLFDPFSLVNNGWPILATLAIIVIGKSLAAFVIVVAFRYPLATALMISASLAQIGEFSFILAELGVGLKLLPEQGRDLILAGAILSIVLNPLMFLALDWMKPWLEARAAKAGPSAESRPIGPATEPGQVASVAAVAKEDGPPPRTSLSGHAILIGYGRVGSLVGAALKQAALPFIVIEDADKTLARLRADGVETVSGNAANGDVFAAANPEGASRLILAIPNAFEAGQIVLRARAANPGINVIARAHSDAEVEHLRGLGADTVIMGEREIARGIVEEVMGSGSSAGGKGD; via the coding sequence ATGCCGCATGACACGCCCCTTATCGCCACCATCGTCGCCGGTCTGGGGCTGGCTTTCGTCTTCGGCGCCCTCGCCAACCGCTTCCGCATCCCGCCGCTGGTCGGCTACCTCGTCGCCGGCGTGCTGGTCGGACCGAACACGCCCGGCTTCGTCGCCGATGCCGGCCTCGCCAATGAATTAGCCGAGATCGGCGTCATCCTGCTGATGTTCGGCGTCGGCCTGCATTTCTCGCTGAAGGACCTGTTGTCCGTCCGCGCCATCGCCGTGCCCGGCGCCATAGTGCAGATCGGCTTTGCCACGGCGTTGGGTGCCGGGCTGTCCTGGATGCTCGGCTGGTCGATGGGCGCCGGGCTTGTCTTTGGCCTGGCACTTTCCGTCGCCTCGACCGTGGTGTTGTTGCGCGCCTTGCAGGAGCGGCGGCTGATCGAGACCGAACGTGGCCGCATCGCCGTCGGTTGGCTGATCGTCGAGGACCTGGCCATGGTGCTGGCGCTGGTGCTGCTGCCGGCACTTGCCGGCGTGCTCGGCGGCCAGGAGCCGGCGGACACGCATAGCAGCTTGCTGTCCTTACCGGCCAGCTACGGCATATGGGGCGTCGTCGGCATCACGCTGGCCAAGGTCGCCGCCTTCGTCGTCGTCATGCTGGTGGTCGGCCGCCGGGTCATTCCGTGGATCCTGCACTATGTCGCCCATACCGGTTCGCGCGAACTGTTCAGGCTGGCGGTGCTTGCCATCGCGCTCGGCGTTGCCTTCGGTGCGGCCAAGCTGTTCGGCGTGTCGCTGGCGCTGGGCGCCTTCTTCGCCGGCATGATCATGAGCGAATCCGAGCTTAGCCATCGCGCGGCCGAGGAATCGCTGCCGCTGCGCGATGCCTTCTCGGTGCTGTTCTTCGTCTCGGTCGGTATGCTGTTCGACCCGTTCAGCCTGGTCAACAATGGCTGGCCGATCCTGGCGACGCTGGCCATCATCGTTATCGGCAAATCGCTGGCGGCGTTCGTCATCGTCGTCGCCTTCCGTTATCCGCTCGCTACGGCACTGATGATTTCGGCCAGCCTCGCCCAGATCGGCGAATTCTCCTTCATCCTGGCCGAACTCGGCGTCGGACTGAAGCTGCTGCCCGAACAGGGCCGCGACCTCATCCTCGCCGGCGCCATCCTGTCGATCGTCCTCAATCCCCTGATGTTCCTGGCTCTCGACTGGATGAAGCCATGGCTGGAGGCGCGAGCCGCCAAGGCTGGACCCTCAGCTGAGTCAAGGCCGATCGGTCCGGCGACGGAACCCGGCCAGGTGGCTTCGGTTGCTGCCGTGGCTAAGGAGGATGGCCCGCCACCCCGGACAAGCCTTTCCGGTCATGCCATCCTGATCGGCTACGGTCGGGTCGGAAGCCTGGTTGGCGCTGCGCTGAAACAGGCCGCACTTCCCTTCATCGTCATCGAGGACGCCGACAAGACGCTGGCAAGGCTCAGGGCCGACGGCGTCGAAACCGTGTCCGGCAACGCGGCGAATGGCGACGTGTTTGCTGCCGCCAATCCCGAGGGCGCGAGCCGGCTGATCCTTGCCATTCCAAACGCCTTCGAGGCGGGGCAGATCGTGCTGCGCGCTCGCGCCGCCAATCCTGGGATCAACGTCATCGCCCGCGCCCATTCCGATGCCGAGGTCGAACACCTCAGGGGGCTTGGCGCCGACACCGTCATCATGGGCGAGCGCGAGATCGCCCGCGGCATCGTCGAAGAGGTGATGGGGAGCGGCTCCAGCGCTGGTGGCAAAGGCGACTGA
- a CDS encoding AraC family transcriptional regulator, whose product MRQPLRYPWLNFDVDDVLAPAIAVRVDVTDTRAEVPAHQHRKGQLVFALGGGVTCRVPSGLWMVPPHCGVWIPGDMEHSNIATANARIFFVYIEPGAADLPDRCCTLSISPLLRELITELSDCAPEEPRGDLLAGILLAELPRMPVQQLHLPISAEPRLRRIAEALAQDPADRSTLAEWADRVALSESSLARLVVKETGLSFGRWRQQLHLIVAIRELASGASVQQVSGDLGYDSVTAFITMFKKALGKPPAKYLSSVAQNGGSAFVA is encoded by the coding sequence ATGAGACAGCCTCTTCGCTACCCGTGGCTCAATTTCGATGTAGATGATGTACTCGCACCGGCGATTGCGGTGCGCGTCGACGTCACCGACACCAGGGCGGAGGTGCCCGCCCATCAGCACCGCAAGGGACAACTCGTCTTCGCACTTGGAGGCGGCGTCACATGCCGCGTCCCAAGCGGCCTGTGGATGGTTCCGCCTCATTGCGGGGTGTGGATTCCCGGCGATATGGAACACAGCAATATCGCGACCGCCAATGCCCGGATCTTCTTCGTATACATTGAGCCGGGAGCTGCCGATCTGCCGGACCGGTGCTGCACGCTTTCGATCTCGCCACTGCTGCGCGAACTGATCACCGAGCTGTCGGATTGTGCGCCGGAGGAGCCAAGAGGCGATCTCCTGGCAGGGATACTGCTCGCCGAACTGCCGCGCATGCCTGTGCAGCAATTGCATCTGCCGATCTCGGCTGAGCCACGCTTGCGGCGGATCGCCGAAGCGCTGGCGCAAGATCCTGCCGACCGCAGCACCTTGGCGGAGTGGGCCGACCGCGTCGCGCTCAGCGAGAGCAGTCTCGCCCGTCTCGTCGTGAAGGAGACAGGGTTGAGCTTTGGCCGCTGGCGCCAGCAATTGCACTTGATCGTCGCAATACGAGAGCTGGCCTCCGGTGCGAGCGTGCAGCAAGTTTCGGGCGATCTCGGTTACGACTCCGTCACGGCCTTCATCACCATGTTCAAGAAGGCGCTTGGGAAACCCCCGGCAAAGTATCTCAGCAGTGTCGCGCAGAATGGCGGCTCTGCATTCGTCGCTTGA